The window TTGTCCCGCTCCTTCGTGAGGCGCGCCCGCTCCTTCTCCACGTCGATGAGCCCCGCGAGCGGCAGATAGACCGCCGCACCCGCGAGTGCCCCCGTTACCACATTCTCGGGATCGGGCGCATCCCCTGCGAGGAATGTCACCTCGGACGCGGAGGCGAGCGCGTGGAAATAGTCCTCGTGCGCCGCAAAGGTATCCGCAAGCGACGCATCACGTACGCGCAGGATCAGCGTGCTCTTTTTGCCGGGCGGCGTGCCGAGCTCCGCACGCAGGTTGCGCGTCACCTTGATAACCTCCATGATCGCAGTCATCGCCGCCTCGGCCTCCGCGTCGATTTCCGCCTCCGACGCCTCGGGCCACGGCGCACGCATAATGCTCTCACCCTCGTGCGGGAGTTTCTGCCAGATCTCCTCGGTCAGGAACGGCATGAAGGGATGCAGAAGGCGCATCGTACGCTCCAACACCGTACGCAGGACGTAGAGCGCCGTGTTCTTTGCGCGCACATTCTCCTTGTCGTACAGACGTGCCTTCGTCAGCTCGATGTACCAGTCGCAGAACTCGCTCCACAGGAACTCGTAGATGGCACGTCCCGCCTCACCGAGCTCGTAGTGCTCAAGGTTCGCCGTCACATCGCGTGCCGTCTGTGCCGCACGCGATAGGATCCAACGGTCGGCGAGCGTATAGTCGCTCTCCGCGGGGACAAAGGAATCGTCCGTGCCCTCAAGGTTCATCAGCATATAGCGCGACGCATTCCAAATTTTATTTGCAAAATTACGCGCCGCCTCGACACGCTCCCAATAGAAGCGCATATCGTTGCCCGGCGTATTGCCTGTGATGAGCATGAAACGCAGGGTGTCCGCGCCGTATTTCTCGACGACCTCCACGGGGTCGATGCCGTTGCCGAGCGACTTCGACATCTTGCGTCCCTCGCTGTCGCGCACAAGCCCGTGGATGAACACATCGCGAAACGGCACATCGCCGCCGAACCGCAGCCCCATCATGACCATCCGCGCGACCCAGAAGAAGATGATGTCATAGCCCGTAACAAGCGTTGCCGTCGGGTAGAAATGGCGAAGATCTTTCGTCTGCTCGGGCCAGCCCAGTGTCTCAAACGGCCAGAGCGCGGAGCTGAACCACGTATCGAGCACGTCCTCATCCTGATGGATGTGCGTGCTGCCGCAGTGCATACACGCCGTAATATCCTCGCGCGAGACAGATGTCTCGCCGCAGTCCTCACAGTGCCACGCGGGAATGCGGTGCCCCCACCAGAGCTGGCGCGAGATGCACCAGTCGCGGATATTTTCGAGCCAGTTTTCGTAGATTTTCGTAAAGCGTTCGGGGACGAAGCGGATGCGCCCGTCCTTCACCGCCGCAATCGCGGGCTTTGCCAGATCCTCCATGCGGACAAACCACTGCTTCGATACGAGCGGCTCGATTGTCGTCTTGCAGCGCGAACAGTGCCCGACGGCGTGCTCGTGCTTCTCCGTGCGCACGAGTGCACCGATTTCCTCAAGTTCCTGCACAAGCGCCTTGCGGCACTCATAGCGGTCAAGCCCCGCATACTTTC of the Selenomonas dianae genome contains:
- a CDS encoding valine--tRNA ligase — encoded protein: MSQESGANIPKTYDPQSFERKWYDYWEQHNLFHDVADEGREPYSVVIPPPNVTGQLHMGHALDETLQDILVRYQRMRGKNVVWIPGCDHAGIATQAKVEESLRAEGTNRFALGREKFLARVWDWKQQYGDRIMYQLRMLGASCDWERARFTMDEGCSRAVREVFVSLYEQGLIYQGTRITNWCPGCSTAISDIEVEHATEEGHLWHIRYRIEGTDDYVEIATTRPETMFGDTGVAVHPDDERYKHLVGKTLILPVVERRIPLFADAYVDPAFGTGAVKVTPAHDPNDFEMGLRHNLEQVVVINADGTMGAGAGKYAGLDRYECRKALVQELEEIGALVRTEKHEHAVGHCSRCKTTIEPLVSKQWFVRMEDLAKPAIAAVKDGRIRFVPERFTKIYENWLENIRDWCISRQLWWGHRIPAWHCEDCGETSVSREDITACMHCGSTHIHQDEDVLDTWFSSALWPFETLGWPEQTKDLRHFYPTATLVTGYDIIFFWVARMVMMGLRFGGDVPFRDVFIHGLVRDSEGRKMSKSLGNGIDPVEVVEKYGADTLRFMLITGNTPGNDMRFYWERVEAARNFANKIWNASRYMLMNLEGTDDSFVPAESDYTLADRWILSRAAQTARDVTANLEHYELGEAGRAIYEFLWSEFCDWYIELTKARLYDKENVRAKNTALYVLRTVLERTMRLLHPFMPFLTEEIWQKLPHEGESIMRAPWPEASEAEIDAEAEAAMTAIMEVIKVTRNLRAELGTPPGKKSTLILRVRDASLADTFAAHEDYFHALASASEVTFLAGDAPDPENVVTGALAGAAVYLPLAGLIDVEKERARLTKERDNLEKEIVRLTGKLSNAGFTSKAPAAVVAAEREKLAGYEEKVTLIRTRLSDLAKL